Genomic segment of Thunnus thynnus chromosome 21, fThuThy2.1, whole genome shotgun sequence:
GCTTGTGTAATAGGATCATTTGTGTAAAGCAGTGACAAATCTCAAtttaatccattttaaaatggagacaccaaaaaatgttgaaaaattcATGAGTTTTAATGCTTTCATTGTATgcattctgcacacacactgccttAGTCTAGTACAGAGTCATAGAAACCTGACATCTAGACTGTCTGGTCTGTCAATCCTACTGTCTGATACATACTGGAGAGTTTTTAGAGGTGctgaatttgaaatattttaagatCAGCACAACATAATTTATTATACTTGATCACATTACACTTTATTTCCACCTGCAAATCATCACCGCTACTGTCAAAAAGTTGAAACATTTCTAAAGACACCTGCTTTTGTTGCGACTGCAGTTCAGGGTTCTGGttgttctgtctctctgttccCACTTATTCATCGGCCATTGAACAATGACTCTCGAAATAAGATAGATTAAGCACATTGTCTATTGATTGGCTCCTAAATTGCTGTGCAATACAAGACAAATAATCCCATTTCAAGTTTTAACACTTGTTTCTAAAGGTTTCCAAATCATTTCAGGCAGGAAGGGATCACAATtagtttagcatttagcagccaAGAGTGGCCACGCATGCATGAGTGTGATTCTGGGCTTGACAGTAGCTGCCTGCGCTGCATCTGACATTTCCATTCTCTGGACACCTTCCTTTGTTCTGACtgcagggctttttttttttttctaggtaCCTGCAAAAGCTGAGATGATATTCAGctactgtgtgtgcacattagGGCAACTGCAAGGGTAGAATTTAATTTCAGATGTGGTCACAAGCAGGGTTTTAAGTcggtctgactgactgactgatctCTGGTGCGAAACAATACTGCTGTGATTATTTCTATAGCAAAGACACTGAACGCTGTTTAACAATCACATGTATATTCTAATATTGTATAATTTTTAATTgtctgtgtgaaaacatttattttcctatCCACAACTCTTTTAAGCAAATTTAACTCAAATGCTGTGATcttacacacacccacaattAGAAATATGACCTTCTAGAGAGTGTTAGACATCACAACACACAGTTTTTAACATCTGAATTTAACCATCAAAAgtactttccaaaaaaaaaaataaaatagaataaccCCAAAAGATCCAGGTGATGGCTGTTAGGAATATAAAGAGCAGCTAAACTTCAAGTTTGTTGGCTCCATATGGTTCTTCCTGGGCACTATAGCTGAAGCTCGCcatagaaagtgtttttatCAATGTGCTGTGACTTCATGGATGATGACTACTTTTTTCTCGACGTTGCTTTCTGTATATGTCCTCCTACTGTATACTGATCACATGCATCAGGAGCTTGATAGCGTCACTGTATTTTCTTTGCAGCTgctcattttacattttgtctagCTACTAACGACTAAGAATCATCATCTAATTTGTCTAATTTGCTAAGTAAATCAGTCTTTGTAACAAATTTCAAGAGTGTCTTGTGTTTTGGTGTTAGGTCTTTGCTTAGACTCTGTAATGCTTTATGTTTCAATACAGAGCTAATATCTCTCATAAACTCACCATAATACTCAGATGTAGGATTTGGAGTTTCTAATTAATTAACAGAGTTAAATCTTCTACATTAAGAGAAAGTGAGGTTCAAGAAAACCAGTAAAGACAGTTTAAAGTCAGATTTACTCTTCAGATTGTTCCATGAATCTTTGATAGTGTTTGGATAACTGCAAGCCATTagtaatctttttatttttttatgacagcaactaccaattattttgttttagctCCCAGTGGAGAGGCTGTCAACAGCATATGTATTCAATCAGCCGTCTGTTGATTCACAGTAGTTGATTGGATGCACATAACTCATTTCTACTCATTATTCAGGCTCAGAATGTTGAAATGTAGTTGAGTTTCACGAAGGTCATGAGACAAAACAGTTTCTGAAAGATTATGATGGCAGGCGCACTTAACACAAGGAAAGGTGAATAAATAACTGGGAAGTTGTCAGTTGACTACCTTTTTACACCTGTTCTAGTTACACATAGTATTATATTATGATGTATTCCTTTTTGTCTAAAAAGAAATGGAAGCTGAATAAAATTGTATGATAGTTGATGACTATTAGCATAGCTGGATAATGTGAGAATACAGAGCTCTACAGAATGAAGAACATCTTAAATCTTCATCCAAATGGAAACCAGAAGTTTTACAATTACAGTTCAAAAATGTGATACAGTCATTATTCACTCTTTCCCCAAATGACTGACAATACTCTTGATTTGTGGACACTATACCTTGTGATTAATTTCAAATGCGTTCATTAGGGGGTGGGTTCACATTTGTACTAATGACGCTGACACAAATGGAAACCATATTTCAAGCGACGAGGTGCGAAAGATGAATTATCAGCTAACAGTTTCAAGAATCTATGCACGCTTACATAAAGGTTTAATCAACACATTGTCCTTGTATTGACCTCAGAGTAACTAAATTCTCCTGTAGGAGTGGATTAATTATTAGTATCTATTCGGGTGTGACAAATACTGCCCAACAAAGCCAAAGGGCAGCACAGTAAGCAGGAGCGCACTTGTAGCACTGTAattcatatttgatttttaactACTCATCATTCAGTATAGAAAGTAAAAGGAATgaataacaaatataaaaacagatgttATGGTGGCCAGTTTGTGTCATGTGATTGAGGTGATGATCTGtttgaataataatattcaAAATCACTTCTCACTAAcaataaacagtattttaagtatttcatCTACCATTTCACAAATGTAGATtctaaaaaagcatttttaaagtaataatttgCCTAATGAAATGCAGTGCAGTTCTCCCAGAAGAGGATCAAGACCCACATTTAACGAACGGTTCACTCTCAATAAAGTCATTTAATATGAATGTTTAAACCTGCAGATTCCTTGTGGCAAGTAATAGATGTGTGACTGAAGTCGTACCGGGACACAtactgaagatttttttttttgtagctggCTACTATCTATTTAGTTTGTAGAAGACAGGACTCGTGACAAATGAAACAGTCAAACAATTTATTAGAGTCTACTTCCCATTTGTTCAATATTGAACAGTTTGTACATGACTTCTCTTTGACACACAGAGGTGTCTGTTCACCAAACTTAATGAAAGTCCCTGCAATGCCAAAAAAACTCCAAACCAACTTTCTGTATATTGACTCTGAGGCATCATAATGAAACCAAAAAGACTGATCAGTGAGCAGATATTcttcagtaaataaatgatgcgTGATAAATGTTCACCAAACTAtcaaattttattatttatgcatGATTGTTCCTGTTAACTACAAGATCATTTTTCACTCACTTCAGTATAGCAAGGTGTGGCCTGTTTCGATCGAGTCAGTGCTTTCTGTCAACAGATGACAGCATGCGCTAGctttaaaccaaaataatgagccaATTTGATGCTTTATTAAAAACCGAATACCAGCCAGTGTTAAACACCTCCTGCCTGACTAGAGCTAGTCCAAGTCAATATAGTGGTTTAATTCTGTTTCGATTGCAGCATTTTGATCAGGTTCCACACAATATGCATGTTTGAATTTATTAGAAAATCAGATATCTGAAGCTTGGTTTTGAATTTATTCAACAGTTTTTAAGAACGCCGGTGAAACCTGCCTCACTCTGCCTTAAGGAGCTTCAGACCCACCTAAAAATATTCGACGGATCTGACATTTAGTAGTTTTAGTCTCATCAGATGGCGAAACACTGTTTCAAATGCTGTTACCACCATGATAACAATAAAATTGGTAAAGGCAGCAATTAACTACGTCACTTCCATGAAGTTGGGAGACTCACAAAAGACAGATTAAAAGAGAATGGTCAAAATCTGTGCAGCAGAGGCCACAATATTCTGACTTTGAGTCactagtatgggtcaagctccaaagaCACtacatcctacatttcccataatgcaactggaAAGGGTCTTTTATTAGACCCTCAAAACCTCTTAAATGCCCACTTCTTTCAAACTCTACAACTACGGTCTGTAACACAGGCTTCTGTTAAAAAATTCAAGTCTCAAGTCAGAGcagagataaccctgatgacatcatcagggtacTCCTGCTCATgagtaaactgatcttcttgtgTAAAATCAggggagtgcccctttaaaagTCATACTGCAATATTTTGATACAGTATGCAATACAAAAATATCAATACCGGCTTTCAAAAACATGTTGGTTTGTTTATGTGAAGCTAACTAAAATGCAGTAATATAGGTGTTAAGGATATGCATTTTTATTCCTCCAATTCAGGTGTCAAATTATTTATTAGGTGTGACAACAAATGTTGTACTGTTAGACATATCGTAAACAACTCCAAACAAAGAGCATGTATTGTAGCTCACATGTTAGATTGTAGTTGCCACTTTgtctaaaaatctaaaaatgcaCTAAATATTTGGCCTGTTGAGATGAGTAAAAACCAAACTCTTGTGTATAGATGTCAGCTGAAGCATTGCAGTGCCTTCCAATTggatttttatagtttttaaatatgataataataatctacaCAGCAAAAATACCAGCAACTGCCCTACTTTGTATCCATACACGCGTACAGTGAGAAAGTTTAGGTCTAAGTGGCAGATAATATTAGATGAAGTTCAAGGACTTGGGCATTTCAGTGTGCTGCCTGGTGACTGTAACATGTTGGTGCGTTCACAGCCACCACACTACGGCTGGGCCTCAGAGCTCCAGTCAGGGATAGAAAAAGTCTTGGATTGTTTTTTCTGCTCTCCTATCGTGTAGTCCACATGGATGCATATATGTCTGGCGCTGTGCTCCGAGGGATACATGCTGATCTCTCCGGTAATCAGCGTATCTTGCACCACATCTACCGGAACGTCTAGGTACAGCACCGCCTGCTTCCAGTGAGTCTCCGGTTTGAACGGGGACGTGGAGAGCACAAGCGCTTGCGGCTTGTCCGGGCAGGGGAAAGTCACCGtgaagtaaacacagaaagcGTTCACCGCCGCCGAACCGAAGGACTCGCATCTGAAGTTGCCCTTCACCGACCGCAGCTCCTCCACGGTGACGGTATGCAGGTCGAGCTCGGCGAAGCGGGCCGGATGGGAGAGCACGTCCTCCACGGTCACAGAGTTCACAGTGATGTCCGAGTTCATGATGCATTTCCTAGCAAAGTCGGACATGCAGGACATGTCCACGCCGTACTGGTCTTTGACTGTGTACCAGAAATGTAAGCGGTCCTCCACCACCGGGTCGCTGATGGGTGCGATGTAGAGTTCGGCTTTACTGGGCAGGATGACACCGCCCGGCTGTCGCAGCCACTTGTCCCGCGCGTAAAGGACCGAGTTGAGCATGGACTCGTGTAGGAGCGCATAGCCCATCCACTCGCTCACTATCACATCCACCTTCTCCGGTAGGTCCACCGTCTCCACCGTGCCTCGTATAActtggattttatcctccatgtTGTTCTGCTTCACTATTTTCTCAGCCTGCTCGGCGATAGAGCAAGCTTCAACCGCGTACACTTTCTTGGCACCGGCTTGTGCACAGAAGATGCTCAGCACGCCGGTTCCTGCCCCGACATCCAGCACAACTTTACCCCGAATACACTCACTGTTCCTCAGTATCGCCATCCTGTACGTGTTGGTTCGTACATGGTCCGCTATCATTTCCTCGTGAATAGTCACATCGGAGTAGCTGTCAAAGTACAGGCTGTCCTGTCGGGTTTTatctaattttcttttctttacaacATGAGACATCTTTTCGCGTTTTGTGCAGCAACCTCAGCAGTGTTTTGTCACGCTACTTCCTCATTGTGGAATATGGGACTTGTAGTTTTCCGCGGCTCGTGATACCATACATCCACGTTTTAAATAGACTACAAGTCCCACAAACACACGAAAGTGACGCTAAAGTGGGATTGCTGCATTCACGGTTAAGGAGAAGGTGGTACATATGAgattccttttttcttttggttaaattaaaacaagtatATGCTACAAGTTTACAACACCTTCTGTCTGCAACTTGAGTCTACAATCACAGACACGCCAGGGGGAGTAAAGGTTgtactaataaataaataacttgtaAAGCTTACAGTGGTTATAcgttttaacagcttttttgtttgtacattcagatattgaagaaattcattttttgatatggacagtcagctctgaaaagtttgtctttttgcttaaaaatatggatttgtgaatataaaatttgtCCAAGATAAATATGAGATTCTCCTCCTGTGCAAAGTAGTGAGTAATGACAGAGAAAATGCTTCCTCTCTGCTTGTCATATCAGGTAGTTTCGTCTCCAGTTTTGTTCTTCATATGTAGATTCCCtattgatacattttatttatttttcttttcatatttttttatgtgttttctttctgaaatgATAAATTTGCCCCGGATTCCCATACACGGATACAGTGTGTTTGGAAGGTGAagaatgaatgatttttttagtattttagaTGGCATTGTtgtaatgtataaaaatacacaatgactAATTATTTCTCATTACTGTCACTATAATATCTGGTTGTGCAGTATCCATATGAATATATTGTCTTTTAGGGAAAGATGTACAATTCTGAAGTGctattgttttaaaatttcTAGCAGCTGTTTTTTGGTACCTGTAGCTTTTTCTCTGACCTATGctgaaaataatattatatatattatattatattttcagcATAGGTCAGAGAAAAAGCTACTGGTACCAAAAAATTGGTATAGTCATTCATTTGTGTATGCCTTTAAACATACAAGTCATTTtagaaacacaaaaagatcaataaatgtgaaataactCCCCATCACTGCCATGCATCTTGTGGTTTATAATGTGGTTATTACTAACAGCTGGAATCTCCTCAACTTCTTCATTACTGCCCCCTCACACTGCATATGctaaaaaacattcataataaCTTCTCACTGCCATTTGGGGTTGTTGAtgtacaaaattattttttgcacTGTGCATTGTGCACCACATGATGCTACACTAAAGAAGCATGATCAGATTCATAATAGTGTGTCATCTTGTCACGttacttttgctgttttttatatttcaggGAACATCCATCATCAACTGAAGCTATAGAATATCCACAGTATCTCGGTCTCTATAATTAATAGAGTTCAATCATTTATAGTACATGTATAATGTCTATCTTATAACAAGTTGCACAACACAGTATGGCCATTAGCAGTTCTGAGCTTCCCACAAAGTTATGGGAGGCAGTACACAGCTGCTTGTGGCTCAGCTCCATTCTCTTCTAGACAGTCCTATGGGACGTTCACCACTCTATTTCAGAGGTCTTTGGCAAAAGATACTGGACAAATGAGCAGGAGCTGTATCCTATTtcataaagaggaaaaaacaggaaaagagaagCAGTGGTTTGAGAAGACAAACACAGCAAGATGCTAGGGAGTTTGTTGTTTTCAAGACTACCTTTTGAAGCAAGAAGACAGAACAGTGTGATGTaggaaatacaaaataattgCATTGcacaaataagaaaatattgctgtgtgtgtgggtggataggtgggtgtatgtgcatgcatgcacatttaCAAGCTTCTTCTAAATTTGTATCCGATGCTGCCTTTAAAGCACAATACTCTTGGGAAATTGTGCACAGTTCATAATTCAGTCTTTTCAAAACTATATAGAGAATAAAGCATATAAATAATTCTGCATGAACTGATATGTTTTCAGCTTGAGTAATGGAAAGAGCAACCATCAAGGGAAAATGAACCATACCTTTGTAGTAAACATTGACTTTATATTCAAAGATCCAGTTTTCCCTTTTGGACATATTCTATTTATGTTGAACTGGAAGCACAATAAACCCAAACATTATCTAAAGATGCAGTGTAATCCTTAAGAGAGACAAATATCAAAGCTGGTCACCCAGCTGGTCAAAAGCAAAATTGGACTAAGTGCAATGCAGGAATGGAAATATACAATAGGATAGATTACTggactgtgaaatacagagtgGAATTCATGTTGTGATTGTATGCATTTGGCAGGAGGGTTTGCAGGCGTTGTACCTGGTAGAGAGAACAGACTGACAAGCAGCTGTTGGCCATGTtgtcctctcttcctctcaagCTTCAGGTAGAACTGCTGCCAGGCCTAGACACAGCCAACACCCAGCTCCCACTGTGATGGCTGGCCTGGTTTACCTTTATCCTAAAGTATGTAAATGACAACAAGTCTGTATTCATGCACAGAGACGTCTGCTTTCCAATAAGTTGTCTCACAGGATGCAGGTTTGGGACATAACATGTAAATGTCAAAACTGAGTTGGAATAACCTGTCTTTCCCATATTAAACGTTTTACAATGGCACAAAAAGGCTTCAAAGCACTAGCTCATCAGTGCACCTATATGAGGTAAACTTACTGTCCTTGACCAATCATATATTGtctctttattattcttttatcCCACTTTGCCCTCTTATCCTTCTTACAAGTTGTTGTCAAACTCAACATACAGCCTAGGTAGTTGCTTCAGTTCCAAGAACTGAAACAGAGTTTGTGAAAGTCCCATCATGGGTACCTACAGTGTAGTTGCTTACTTGCACCACTGCACCACCAGACACTATGGCTATGTCCTTCTTTAATTATATTCCCCACAGTAACGGTTTTACTTTGCT
This window contains:
- the prmt6 gene encoding protein arginine N-methyltransferase 6, with protein sequence MSHVVKKRKLDKTRQDSLYFDSYSDVTIHEEMIADHVRTNTYRMAILRNSECIRGKVVLDVGAGTGVLSIFCAQAGAKKVYAVEACSIAEQAEKIVKQNNMEDKIQVIRGTVETVDLPEKVDVIVSEWMGYALLHESMLNSVLYARDKWLRQPGGVILPSKAELYIAPISDPVVEDRLHFWYTVKDQYGVDMSCMSDFARKCIMNSDITVNSVTVEDVLSHPARFAELDLHTVTVEELRSVKGNFRCESFGSAAVNAFCVYFTVTFPCPDKPQALVLSTSPFKPETHWKQAVLYLDVPVDVVQDTLITGEISMYPSEHSARHICIHVDYTIGEQKKQSKTFSIPDWSSEAQP